From Actinomyces slackii, a single genomic window includes:
- a CDS encoding ABC transporter substrate-binding protein encodes MNLTRRHALAAGMTLVPLAGLAACGRSGGGGDSKSIAVIAKGYASPFWATVKAGAEAAGKELKVSVTFNGPDTETDVPRQNDQLQQALVKRPSALVFAALDSDAQGTVLQQFADESIPVVAFDSGVPGSDIPVSTVATDNKAAAAEAAKHLSELLGAKGKVAIICHSQTSLTGQDRENGFREWITANAPGITIVDVQYNNSDQAVAQQHASAIIQANADLAGIFATDDDGAVAAAQAVQTAGASAKVVGFDSGKPQMDLITSGAIAGSVTQNPYQMGYQAVQTALKVVNGESVEKFIDSGYFWYDATNMEDEDIQQAVYE; translated from the coding sequence ATGAACCTCACCCGACGCCACGCCCTCGCCGCTGGCATGACCCTCGTCCCCCTGGCCGGGCTCGCCGCCTGCGGCCGCTCCGGGGGCGGCGGGGACTCCAAGAGCATCGCCGTCATCGCCAAGGGCTACGCCAGCCCCTTCTGGGCGACGGTCAAGGCCGGCGCCGAGGCGGCCGGCAAGGAGCTCAAGGTCTCGGTGACCTTCAACGGCCCCGACACCGAGACCGATGTGCCCCGCCAGAACGACCAGCTCCAGCAGGCCCTGGTCAAGCGGCCCTCCGCGCTGGTCTTCGCGGCACTGGACTCCGATGCCCAGGGCACGGTGCTCCAGCAGTTCGCCGACGAGTCCATTCCCGTGGTCGCCTTCGACTCCGGCGTCCCGGGCTCGGACATCCCGGTGTCCACCGTGGCCACGGACAACAAGGCCGCCGCGGCCGAGGCCGCCAAGCACCTCTCCGAGCTCCTGGGCGCCAAGGGCAAGGTCGCGATCATCTGCCACTCCCAGACCTCCCTGACCGGGCAGGACCGCGAGAACGGCTTCCGCGAGTGGATCACCGCCAACGCCCCGGGGATCACCATCGTCGACGTCCAGTACAACAACTCCGACCAGGCCGTGGCTCAGCAGCACGCCTCGGCGATCATCCAGGCCAACGCCGATCTGGCGGGGATCTTCGCCACCGACGACGACGGCGCCGTCGCCGCGGCCCAGGCCGTCCAGACCGCCGGCGCCAGCGCCAAGGTGGTCGGCTTCGACTCCGGCAAGCCCCAGATGGACCTCATCACCTCCGGGGCCATCGCCGGCTCGGTGACTCAGAACCCCTACCAGATGGGCTACCAGGCCGTTCAGACCGCCTTGAAGGTGGTCAACGGCGAGAGCGTGGAGAAGTTCATCGACTCGGGCTACTTCTGGTACGACGCCACCAACATGGAGGACGAGGACATCCAGCAGGCCGTCTACGAGTGA
- a CDS encoding sugar phosphate isomerase/epimerase family protein, with protein MTSKAVNTNDPKYSKLTIGVCPDQWGVWFPEDPKQMDPRQAWEEMAEAGFEVIETGPFGYFPTDPKELQKWCDEFGMRVVAGTGWGILHKQEAWEETLRTFRAIAETHAAVGAEYIVHLPPLYRDDKTWEWTDDRVLSDEAWKLYVEHANALGQMLLDDYGLKMVLHPHGDSHIETPEEIARIFEATDPAYVNLCLDSGHVVYGGGDPVELCRKYPERITYVHIKAFDEDITREAHEKDWPFGEAVTKGASVCPPAGLPEMHEFVDALAALDKPIYAICEQDCYPCDPSFPKQNAINMRTYLAECGLGLA; from the coding sequence ATGACGTCCAAGGCTGTCAACACCAACGATCCCAAGTACTCCAAGCTCACCATCGGCGTGTGCCCCGACCAGTGGGGCGTGTGGTTCCCCGAGGACCCCAAGCAGATGGACCCCCGCCAGGCCTGGGAGGAGATGGCCGAGGCCGGCTTCGAGGTCATCGAGACCGGCCCCTTCGGCTACTTCCCCACCGACCCCAAGGAGCTCCAGAAGTGGTGCGATGAGTTCGGCATGCGGGTCGTGGCCGGCACCGGCTGGGGCATCCTGCACAAGCAGGAGGCCTGGGAGGAGACCCTGAGGACCTTCCGCGCCATCGCCGAGACCCACGCCGCCGTCGGCGCGGAGTACATCGTCCACCTGCCCCCGCTCTACCGCGATGACAAGACCTGGGAGTGGACCGATGACCGCGTCCTGTCCGATGAGGCCTGGAAGCTCTACGTCGAGCATGCCAATGCGCTGGGCCAGATGCTCCTGGACGACTACGGCCTGAAGATGGTCCTCCACCCCCACGGCGACTCCCACATCGAGACCCCCGAGGAGATCGCCCGCATCTTCGAGGCCACCGATCCGGCCTACGTCAACCTGTGCCTGGACTCGGGCCACGTGGTCTACGGCGGCGGCGACCCCGTTGAGCTGTGCAGGAAGTACCCCGAGCGCATCACCTACGTCCACATCAAGGCCTTCGACGAGGACATCACCCGCGAGGCCCATGAGAAGGACTGGCCCTTCGGCGAGGCCGTGACCAAGGGGGCCTCGGTCTGCCCGCCCGCCGGCCTGCCCGAGATGCACGAGTTCGTCGACGCCCTGGCCGCTCTGGACAAGCCGATCTACGCGATCTGCGAGCAGGACTGCTACCCCTGCGACCCCTCGTTCCCCAAGCAGAACGCCATCAACATGCGCACCTACCTGGCCGAGTGCGGCCTGGGACTGGCCTGA
- a CDS encoding Gfo/Idh/MocA family protein: MTVRIGLIGAGGMGRAHVERIETELAGGRIVAVADLNLEGAKEVAEPLGAKAYGTGAELIADEEVDAVLIATFGKVHAPDVIAAIEAGKYVLCEKPLATTPQDCIAILEAEQRAGKKLVTVGFMRRFDAGYQEMRAALEGGELGYATLVHCRHRNPSVPEGYVTRNMIDDTAIHEIDICRYLLGEEIVSVRVDTPRSTSRRFEHLTDPLVLVATTESGVLIDDEINVNIQFGYSIECELVMEAGTIRLGDQNRTVTRDSLGNRNPICRSHIDRFHDAFNQEVQQWIRAVERDEHTGSTAWDGYAATCVVDAGLESLDNGGKEVAVSMIAKPEFYA, translated from the coding sequence ATGACTGTACGCATTGGACTCATCGGCGCCGGGGGCATGGGCCGCGCCCATGTCGAGCGCATTGAGACAGAGCTGGCCGGCGGGCGCATCGTCGCCGTCGCCGATCTCAACCTGGAGGGCGCCAAGGAGGTGGCCGAGCCCCTGGGCGCCAAGGCCTACGGCACGGGCGCCGAGCTGATCGCCGATGAGGAGGTCGACGCCGTTCTCATCGCCACCTTCGGCAAGGTTCACGCCCCCGACGTCATCGCCGCCATCGAGGCCGGCAAGTACGTGCTGTGCGAGAAGCCGCTGGCCACGACGCCCCAGGACTGCATCGCCATCCTCGAGGCCGAGCAGAGGGCCGGCAAGAAGCTGGTCACTGTGGGCTTCATGCGCCGCTTCGACGCCGGCTACCAGGAGATGCGCGCCGCGCTGGAGGGCGGAGAGCTGGGCTACGCCACCCTGGTGCACTGCCGCCACCGCAACCCCTCGGTGCCGGAGGGCTATGTCACCCGCAACATGATCGATGACACCGCCATCCACGAGATCGACATCTGCCGCTACCTGCTGGGCGAGGAGATCGTCTCGGTGCGCGTGGACACCCCGCGCTCGACCTCGCGCCGCTTCGAGCACCTGACCGACCCCCTGGTCCTGGTGGCCACCACCGAGTCGGGCGTGCTGATCGACGACGAGATCAACGTCAACATCCAGTTCGGCTACTCCATCGAGTGCGAGCTGGTCATGGAGGCCGGCACCATTCGCCTGGGCGACCAGAACAGGACGGTCACCCGTGACTCCCTGGGCAATCGCAACCCGATCTGCCGCAGTCACATCGACCGCTTCCACGACGCCTTCAACCAGGAGGTCCAGCAGTGGATCCGGGCCGTGGAGCGCGATGAGCACACCGGATCGACCGCCTGGGACGGCTACGCCGCCACCTGCGTGGTCGACGCCGGCCTGGAGTCCCTGGACAACGGTGGCAAGGAGGTCGCCGTCTCCATGATCGCCAAGCCCGAGTTCTACGCCTGA
- a CDS encoding sugar phosphate isomerase/epimerase family protein has product MVDIALDPNMYYRSMSTVDTLRKAAELGFEHVELSPNADFHLWHHRPAADDAFVAELLQASKDTGVRVRTLNPVFNWASPIEEDRQAQVRNWRRLLELADQLDVREITSEFSGDRNQARRSQEQWFRSIEELTDDFERYGIRLNMEAHPYDFVELHDEALRLVRAVNKDWIGYEFCCPHAFHLSDGAGDVERMIRSAHEAGKLREVHMADVFNHRANDGNRYIINPPGADVTVHQHNEIGNGEVDWETVFATLRDISFDGVISVCVFGWHERADEINRRMLERITQGLGL; this is encoded by the coding sequence ATGGTCGATATCGCCCTTGACCCCAACATGTACTACCGGAGCATGTCCACGGTGGACACGCTGCGCAAGGCGGCTGAGCTGGGCTTTGAGCATGTGGAGCTCTCGCCCAATGCCGACTTCCACCTGTGGCATCACCGCCCCGCAGCCGATGACGCCTTCGTCGCCGAGCTGCTCCAGGCCTCCAAGGACACCGGGGTGCGGGTGCGCACCCTCAATCCCGTGTTCAACTGGGCCTCGCCCATCGAGGAGGACCGCCAGGCCCAGGTGCGCAACTGGCGCCGCCTGCTGGAGCTGGCCGACCAGCTCGACGTCCGCGAGATCACCTCGGAGTTCTCCGGTGACCGCAACCAGGCCCGCCGCAGCCAGGAGCAGTGGTTCCGCTCCATTGAGGAGCTCACCGATGACTTCGAGCGCTACGGCATCCGCCTGAACATGGAGGCCCACCCCTACGACTTCGTCGAGCTGCACGACGAGGCCCTGCGCCTGGTCCGGGCGGTCAACAAGGATTGGATCGGCTACGAGTTCTGCTGCCCGCACGCCTTCCACCTCTCCGACGGGGCCGGGGACGTCGAGCGCATGATCCGCAGCGCCCACGAGGCCGGCAAGCTGCGCGAGGTGCACATGGCCGACGTCTTCAACCACCGCGCCAATGACGGCAACCGCTACATCATCAACCCGCCCGGCGCCGATGTCACCGTCCACCAGCACAACGAGATCGGCAATGGGGAGGTCGACTGGGAGACCGTCTTCGCCACCCTGCGAGACATCTCCTTCGACGGCGTCATCTCCGTATGCGTCTTCGGCTGGCACGAGCGGGCCGATGAGATCAATCGGCGCATGCTCGAGCGCATCACCCAGGGCCTGGGCCTCTAG
- a CDS encoding MFS transporter, with protein sequence MSDTSSSAVDYSPQKIQELVDQTPASGKKRSLGLIALVATLGSLLFGYDTGVISGALPYMYLPHDAHGLALTPFEEGWIGGLLCLGAALGASVGGYLSDKYGRRHNITLLALVFFLGAVGCALAPNIWLLYVCRVILGFAVGGASVTVPVFLGETAPKRIRGTLVAVDQMMIVFGQFLAFAMNAWIASHRGGPEVELGGNVVNSKGEIIARAGESVQWETVKNFAVIAVDGNGSTWRWMLILASLPAIALWIGIRLMPESSRWHVANGQIVEAIGALKRVRDESKDGPMADEINEMLEVQRAEENQEKWELGRIWSTRWTRRLLIIGIILGLADQFTGINTAMYYTPKVLNAAGLPMSDSISLNVVSGFVSFVGSAVGLWLVTKFARRHVGIYQEASIVVSLSVLAAVFFFFIQPYQDDEGNIAGAPSFAPYLVLIIISIFVFAKQSGTVTWVLLAEIFPMQMRATGMGLAVGTLWIANGIVAAVFPSMMEFMGGALTYIIFAGINFLSLIFYMKFVPETKYHSLEELEVRFEKEYS encoded by the coding sequence ATGTCTGACACATCTTCGTCCGCGGTGGACTACTCGCCGCAGAAGATCCAGGAGTTGGTGGACCAAACCCCAGCGTCGGGGAAGAAGCGTTCTCTCGGGCTGATCGCCCTGGTCGCCACCCTGGGATCCCTGCTCTTCGGCTATGACACCGGCGTCATCTCGGGGGCACTGCCCTACATGTACCTGCCGCATGACGCCCATGGCCTGGCCCTGACGCCCTTCGAGGAGGGGTGGATCGGCGGGCTGCTGTGCCTGGGGGCGGCCCTTGGCGCCTCTGTGGGAGGCTACTTGTCCGACAAGTACGGACGCCGCCATAACATCACCTTGCTGGCCCTCGTCTTCTTCCTGGGCGCTGTGGGCTGCGCGTTGGCGCCCAACATCTGGCTGCTCTACGTATGCCGCGTCATCCTGGGCTTCGCCGTGGGCGGGGCCTCGGTGACCGTCCCGGTCTTCCTGGGTGAGACCGCTCCCAAGCGCATCCGCGGAACCCTGGTGGCCGTGGACCAGATGATGATCGTCTTCGGCCAGTTCCTCGCCTTCGCGATGAATGCCTGGATCGCCAGTCACCGCGGTGGGCCCGAGGTGGAGCTGGGCGGCAATGTCGTCAACTCCAAGGGGGAGATCATCGCCAGGGCGGGGGAGTCCGTCCAGTGGGAGACGGTGAAGAACTTCGCGGTGATCGCCGTCGACGGAAACGGCAGCACGTGGCGCTGGATGCTCATCCTGGCCTCCCTGCCCGCCATCGCCCTGTGGATCGGCATCCGCCTCATGCCCGAGTCCTCCCGCTGGCATGTGGCCAACGGTCAGATCGTCGAGGCCATCGGTGCTCTCAAGCGCGTGCGCGACGAGTCCAAGGACGGCCCCATGGCTGACGAGATCAACGAGATGCTCGAGGTCCAGCGCGCTGAGGAGAACCAGGAGAAATGGGAGCTGGGCAGGATCTGGAGCACCAGGTGGACCAGGCGCCTGCTCATCATCGGCATCATCCTGGGCCTGGCTGACCAGTTCACCGGAATCAACACCGCCATGTACTACACGCCCAAGGTGCTCAACGCCGCAGGCCTGCCCATGAGCGACTCGATCAGTCTCAATGTGGTCTCCGGATTCGTCTCCTTCGTGGGCTCGGCCGTCGGCCTGTGGCTGGTCACCAAGTTCGCCCGACGGCACGTGGGCATCTACCAGGAGGCCTCCATCGTGGTGTCCCTGAGCGTGCTGGCAGCGGTGTTCTTCTTCTTCATCCAGCCCTATCAGGATGACGAGGGCAATATCGCTGGTGCTCCGAGTTTCGCGCCCTACCTGGTGCTGATCATCATCAGTATCTTCGTCTTCGCCAAGCAGTCCGGAACGGTGACCTGGGTGCTCCTCGCTGAGATCTTCCCCATGCAGATGCGGGCCACCGGTATGGGACTGGCCGTTGGAACCCTGTGGATTGCCAACGGCATTGTGGCGGCGGTCTTCCCGAGCATGATGGAGTTCATGGGCGGTGCGCTGACCTACATCATCTTCGCCGGCATCAACTTCCTCTCGCTCATCTTCTACATGAAGTTCGTCCCCGAGACGAAGTACCACTCCCTGGAGGAGCTCGAGGTCCGCTTCGAGAAGGAGTACAGCTGA
- a CDS encoding zinc-binding dehydrogenase, with protein sequence MTSDETTQIPPTMQAAVLRDHKTGLQIETLRTPRPKSGEVLIKVAACGLCHSDLHVIGGAIAFPLPAVLGHEVSGTIVELGPGNEHSGLEVGQSVAGGFLMPCGQCDACAAGRDELCGPFFELNRLKGLLYDGTTRLATTEGEPVAMYSMGGLAQYAVVPSTSVTPVPESIDMVPAAILGCAAMTAYGAVRRGADLRYGETVAVVATGGVGTNIVQVARAFGARQVIAIDVDDDKLAPMFDYGATAVVNSSTHDAREEVFRLTGGKGVDVSFEALGIPATWTTALDVLADGGRMVPIGLGAGVQTAGVEINRTVRRSQSILGSYGARTRQDLPAVVDLAAQGVINYRDVVSRRFPLQEARLGYEALHNREVQGRAVVDMSL encoded by the coding sequence ATGACAAGCGATGAGACCACTCAGATCCCCCCGACCATGCAGGCGGCGGTCCTGCGCGACCACAAGACGGGCCTTCAGATCGAGACCCTGCGAACCCCCCGGCCCAAGAGCGGTGAGGTCCTCATCAAGGTGGCGGCCTGCGGGCTGTGCCACTCCGACCTCCACGTCATCGGGGGCGCCATCGCCTTCCCCCTGCCGGCGGTGCTCGGCCACGAGGTCTCCGGGACCATCGTCGAGCTGGGCCCCGGCAACGAGCACTCCGGGCTGGAGGTGGGCCAGAGCGTGGCCGGAGGCTTCCTCATGCCCTGCGGCCAGTGCGATGCCTGCGCGGCGGGCCGCGATGAGCTGTGCGGGCCCTTCTTCGAGCTCAACCGGCTCAAGGGCCTTCTCTATGACGGCACCACGCGCCTGGCCACCACTGAGGGCGAGCCCGTGGCCATGTACTCCATGGGCGGACTGGCCCAGTACGCCGTCGTGCCCTCGACCTCGGTGACGCCGGTGCCCGAGTCCATCGACATGGTGCCCGCCGCCATCCTGGGCTGCGCCGCCATGACCGCCTACGGCGCGGTGCGCCGCGGGGCGGATCTGCGCTACGGGGAGACCGTGGCGGTGGTGGCCACCGGCGGCGTGGGCACCAATATCGTCCAGGTCGCCCGGGCCTTCGGGGCCCGACAGGTCATCGCCATCGACGTCGACGACGACAAGCTCGCCCCCATGTTCGACTACGGGGCCACCGCCGTGGTCAACTCGTCTACCCACGACGCCCGCGAGGAGGTCTTCCGGCTCACCGGGGGCAAGGGCGTGGACGTCTCCTTCGAGGCTCTGGGCATCCCGGCCACCTGGACCACCGCCCTGGACGTCCTGGCCGACGGCGGGCGCATGGTGCCCATCGGACTGGGGGCCGGCGTCCAGACCGCCGGGGTGGAGATCAACCGCACGGTGCGCCGCTCGCAGTCCATTCTGGGCTCCTACGGGGCGCGCACTCGCCAGGACCTTCCCGCCGTGGTCGACCTGGCCGCCCAGGGGGTCATCAACTACCGCGACGTCGTCTCCCGCCGCTTCCCCCTCCAGGAGGCGAGGCTCGGCTACGAGGCCCTTCACAACCGCGAGGTCCAGGGCCGTGCCGTGGTGGACATGTCGCTGTGA